From the Prosthecobacter fusiformis genome, one window contains:
- the fbaA gene encoding class II fructose-bisphosphate aldolase: MPVATPAQYRAMLDAAQKGGYAYPAINVTSLPTINGALKAFAESKSDGIIQVSTGGGEFASGTSVKDMALGAIVLAEAVHTLAERYNVLVALHTDHCHPKNVEKFLKPLLAATKARREAGKGNLFNSHMFDGSELPLEENMRISKELLQECADLDIILEIEAGVVGGEEDGHDTSGVSNDKLYTTPEDMLVVYETLNGIGRFMFAATFGNVHGAYKPGAVKLKPTILKDGQAAVTGKYGETAEMDLVFHGGSGTPLEEIRETLGYGVIKMNIDTDTQYAFTRPLVDHMMKNYSGCLKIDGEVGDKKAYDPRSYLKKGEQGLCERMKEACNDLLSTGNTIFGTV, encoded by the coding sequence ATGCCCGTCGCTACCCCTGCTCAATACCGTGCCATGCTTGATGCTGCCCAAAAGGGCGGCTACGCCTACCCGGCCATCAACGTCACCTCCCTGCCCACCATCAACGGAGCGCTGAAGGCCTTTGCGGAATCGAAGTCGGACGGCATCATCCAGGTTTCCACCGGCGGCGGAGAATTCGCCTCAGGCACGTCTGTGAAAGACATGGCGCTGGGAGCCATCGTGCTCGCTGAGGCCGTGCATACCTTGGCTGAGCGTTACAACGTCCTGGTGGCCCTTCATACCGACCACTGCCATCCCAAGAATGTGGAGAAATTCCTGAAGCCCCTGCTTGCTGCTACCAAAGCCCGTCGTGAGGCTGGCAAAGGCAACCTTTTCAACAGCCACATGTTCGACGGCTCCGAACTGCCGCTGGAAGAAAACATGCGCATCTCCAAGGAACTGCTGCAGGAGTGCGCCGACCTGGACATCATCCTGGAAATCGAAGCCGGTGTCGTCGGTGGTGAAGAAGATGGTCATGACACCTCTGGCGTCTCCAATGACAAGCTTTACACCACGCCTGAAGACATGCTGGTGGTCTATGAGACCCTCAACGGCATCGGTCGGTTCATGTTCGCCGCCACCTTTGGCAACGTCCACGGAGCTTATAAACCCGGCGCGGTGAAACTGAAGCCCACCATCCTCAAGGACGGTCAGGCCGCAGTCACCGGCAAATACGGTGAAACAGCCGAAATGGACCTCGTCTTCCACGGCGGCAGCGGCACGCCCCTGGAAGAAATCCGCGAGACATTGGGCTACGGCGTGATCAAAATGAACATCGATACCGATACCCAGTATGCCTTCACCCGCCCTCTGGTGGATCACATGATGAAGAACTACTCCGGCTGTCTCAAGATCGACGGTGAAGTGGGCGACAAAAAAGCCTACGATCCCCGCAGCTACCTGAAGAAGGGCGAGCAGGGCCTCTGCGAGCGTATGAAGGAAGCCTGCAACGACCTCCTCAGCACGGGCAATACCATCTTCGGTACCGTTTAA
- a CDS encoding sulfatase family protein, with the protein MRRFLACLLLGYTSLLVAADQPNVVVIFMDDMGYADVSCFGAQGYKTPNIDRLAQEGRKFTNLHVPQPVCSASRAGLLTGCYPNRIGIHGALSPKVKHGIHADEVTLAEVAKQKGYATSAVGKWHLGHLPPFLPTRHGFDEYYGLPYSNDMWPFHPEAKPGSYPKLPMYDGEKIVDEEVTPEDQTRLTTDYTTRAVSFIERNKEKPFFLYLAHSMVHVPLFVSDQFKGKSGEGLYADVMLEVDWSVGQVMDALEKNGLKENTWIIFTSDNGPWLSYGDHAGSAGVLREGKGTVWEGGTRVTGIMRWPAKIPAGTTTDAMLMTIDILPTFAAVIGADLPKHPIDGKNIWPLIAGEKDAKNPHDVYAYYYHQNELQAVTSGDGRWKLVFPHGYRTLGDQAPAMGGKPVKYQAGKVLQPELYDLYADLSEAKNVATAYPQEVARLEAGAARIRAELGDKLSGQAHGAGSRQAGQSAQE; encoded by the coding sequence ATGCGCCGCTTCCTCGCTTGTTTACTTTTGGGTTATACCTCACTGCTCGTTGCCGCCGACCAGCCGAATGTGGTGGTCATTTTTATGGATGACATGGGCTATGCGGATGTGAGCTGTTTCGGTGCCCAGGGGTACAAGACACCGAACATTGACCGCCTGGCCCAGGAGGGGAGGAAGTTCACGAATCTCCACGTTCCCCAGCCCGTATGCAGTGCCTCGCGTGCAGGCTTGCTCACTGGTTGTTACCCGAACCGTATCGGCATTCATGGAGCTCTTTCCCCCAAGGTGAAACACGGTATCCATGCCGATGAAGTGACCCTGGCTGAAGTGGCTAAACAAAAGGGTTATGCCACCTCTGCCGTAGGCAAATGGCACCTTGGGCACTTGCCACCGTTTTTGCCCACCCGGCACGGTTTTGATGAATATTACGGCCTGCCTTATTCCAATGACATGTGGCCCTTCCACCCGGAGGCAAAGCCGGGGAGTTATCCAAAACTACCCATGTACGACGGTGAAAAGATTGTGGATGAAGAAGTGACGCCCGAGGACCAAACTCGCCTGACCACGGACTACACCACCCGCGCCGTCAGCTTCATCGAGCGCAACAAAGAGAAGCCTTTTTTCCTCTACCTGGCCCACAGCATGGTGCATGTGCCGCTCTTTGTGAGTGATCAATTCAAGGGCAAATCAGGCGAAGGCCTCTATGCGGATGTCATGCTGGAGGTGGATTGGTCAGTCGGCCAGGTCATGGATGCACTGGAGAAAAACGGCCTCAAGGAGAATACCTGGATCATCTTCACTTCGGACAATGGCCCCTGGCTCAGCTATGGGGATCATGCAGGCTCCGCTGGGGTTTTGCGTGAGGGCAAAGGCACCGTCTGGGAGGGCGGCACCCGGGTCACGGGCATCATGCGCTGGCCGGCCAAAATCCCCGCAGGCACCACCACAGATGCCATGCTCATGACCATCGATATCCTGCCTACCTTTGCCGCTGTCATCGGTGCAGATCTGCCCAAACACCCCATTGATGGCAAAAACATCTGGCCTCTGATCGCTGGAGAAAAAGACGCCAAAAATCCCCACGACGTTTACGCCTACTATTATCATCAAAACGAGCTTCAGGCCGTCACCAGCGGGGATGGGCGCTGGAAGCTCGTTTTCCCCCACGGCTACCGTACACTGGGAGATCAAGCCCCGGCTATGGGTGGAAAGCCCGTCAAATATCAGGCAGGGAAGGTGCTGCAACCCGAGCTTTACGACCTGTATGCGGACCTCAGCGAGGCAAAAAATGTAGCCACCGCTTATCCTCAAGAGGTAGCCCGTCTGGAGGCAGGTGCTGCCCGCATACGGGCTGAATTGGGGGATAAGCTGTCCGGTCAGGCGCACGGTGCTGGTAGCCGCCAGGCGGGACAAAGCGCGCAGGAATAG
- a CDS encoding M16 family metallopeptidase: protein MPARRLRSSPARKSPAPAASGGSNLAVPALKAEVRTLDNGLDVIVREDHEHPLVSVQIWIKAGSLHEEKWTGAGLAHCVEHMLFKGTVKRSASQISQGIQELGGYVNAYTTFNRTVYWIDGLADQTEGYLDILADMVRHSKIDPLELQKEQDVIRREMAMDNDDAGSVVQHLVQSTSFRKHPLKHPIIGHRAVFDQVSRDDVAGFVSRHYVPNNCFVVIAGAVNAEECFAAAQRLLGDWERRPYEPILLPEEAPQRGLREGRKNFDTELTRLALGWQIPGEGHQDKAALDVLAFLLGSGRSSRLYQELREKRSIAHWVWAGAWGAPECGVFNTEAECDPKDVEACQKAMLEVIETLKAKGPTVAELAKAVRATIGGQVRTLATTKGQAASLGSSWLNAGTLDHAQHYLAAVRALTPTAIRDAARRYLTPASCSVAMVGPDVETTSASTHTTTTKNAIQRFVLPNGLTLLIGENPRLPLVSIRASFLAGVPAETAANGGATQVSAALLLKGTKTRTAAEIASELENLGGSLQCTADAHRYLLGSDVMRGDEAKGLNLIADLIQNATLPAAQLKEVQKRQIASILEEKEDPLTVAMRHARKEIFAGTPFARTALGTEESVKALKVETCRAMLSKSLVGANGVISIHGDIKAATVRKQVEKALGKLKKGTRHYDAQAAFPVTAEVKPGQHELHMDKEQAIIVIGFRTVGLHHPDSQALALIDEACSDMGSRLFNRIREELGLAYYVGAQQFSALGAGAFYFYVGTSAEKAALAQQEILVQIEDLVKNGLTADEIQRSKTTWRSGWLRAQQGNGSLADVYGWNELNGLGYENFSQLPAKVEALTDEDLRRVARTYFSQASAHIVTVMPEVQ from the coding sequence ATGCCTGCCCGTCGTCTCCGTTCCTCCCCCGCCCGCAAGTCCCCTGCACCAGCCGCCAGCGGAGGCTCTAATCTGGCTGTCCCTGCCCTTAAGGCTGAAGTGCGCACCCTCGACAACGGATTGGATGTCATTGTTCGGGAAGATCACGAGCACCCGCTCGTCAGCGTACAAATTTGGATCAAGGCCGGGAGCCTGCATGAGGAAAAATGGACCGGTGCCGGACTGGCCCATTGTGTGGAGCACATGCTTTTCAAAGGCACCGTCAAGCGCAGCGCCTCCCAGATTTCCCAGGGCATCCAAGAGCTAGGTGGTTATGTGAATGCCTACACCACTTTTAACCGCACGGTTTACTGGATCGATGGTCTGGCGGACCAGACGGAAGGCTACCTGGACATTCTGGCAGACATGGTTCGCCATTCCAAAATTGATCCCCTGGAACTGCAAAAAGAGCAGGACGTCATCCGCCGTGAAATGGCCATGGACAATGACGATGCCGGCTCCGTGGTCCAGCATCTGGTGCAGAGCACCTCCTTCCGCAAGCATCCGCTGAAGCATCCCATCATCGGCCACCGTGCCGTGTTTGACCAAGTGAGCCGCGATGATGTGGCGGGCTTTGTCAGTCGTCATTATGTGCCTAACAACTGTTTTGTCGTCATCGCCGGCGCAGTGAATGCGGAAGAATGCTTTGCAGCCGCACAACGTTTGTTAGGCGACTGGGAACGCCGTCCCTATGAACCCATTTTGCTACCGGAGGAGGCACCGCAGCGTGGCCTCCGAGAAGGCCGCAAAAACTTTGACACGGAACTCACCCGGCTCGCCCTCGGCTGGCAGATTCCAGGAGAAGGTCACCAAGATAAAGCCGCGTTAGACGTGCTGGCCTTCCTTCTTGGCTCCGGCCGCAGTTCACGTCTTTATCAAGAACTGCGGGAAAAGCGCAGCATCGCCCACTGGGTCTGGGCGGGTGCCTGGGGTGCGCCTGAATGCGGCGTCTTCAATACTGAGGCAGAATGCGATCCAAAAGACGTCGAAGCCTGCCAGAAGGCCATGCTGGAAGTTATCGAAACCCTGAAGGCCAAAGGCCCCACAGTGGCCGAGCTGGCCAAAGCTGTCCGTGCCACCATCGGGGGGCAAGTGCGCACACTGGCCACCACCAAGGGGCAGGCCGCATCCCTCGGCAGCAGTTGGCTGAATGCAGGCACGCTGGACCACGCCCAGCATTACCTGGCCGCCGTCCGCGCCCTCACCCCCACGGCCATCCGCGATGCCGCGCGCCGTTATTTGACACCCGCCTCATGCAGTGTCGCGATGGTCGGTCCAGATGTGGAAACCACCTCCGCATCCACGCACACTACCACCACGAAAAACGCCATCCAGCGCTTCGTCCTGCCGAATGGACTGACGCTGCTCATTGGCGAAAATCCACGCCTGCCGCTGGTCTCCATTCGCGCCAGCTTCCTGGCCGGTGTACCTGCAGAAACGGCAGCCAACGGCGGAGCCACGCAGGTCTCCGCAGCCTTGCTGTTAAAAGGAACCAAGACCCGCACAGCGGCGGAGATTGCCTCCGAGCTGGAGAACCTCGGCGGCTCGCTCCAATGCACAGCGGATGCACATCGTTATTTGTTAGGCAGTGATGTCATGCGCGGGGATGAAGCCAAGGGGCTGAACCTCATCGCCGATCTCATTCAAAATGCCACCCTGCCAGCCGCTCAGCTCAAGGAAGTGCAGAAGCGTCAGATCGCCTCCATCCTGGAAGAGAAAGAAGATCCTCTCACGGTAGCTATGCGCCATGCACGCAAGGAAATCTTTGCAGGCACCCCCTTCGCCCGCACGGCCTTAGGTACGGAAGAATCCGTCAAAGCGCTGAAAGTGGAAACCTGCCGCGCCATGCTGAGCAAGTCCCTCGTCGGAGCCAATGGCGTCATTTCCATTCATGGTGACATCAAAGCCGCCACCGTCCGCAAGCAGGTGGAAAAAGCTCTCGGCAAGCTGAAAAAAGGCACTCGCCATTACGATGCCCAGGCAGCCTTTCCGGTCACGGCCGAGGTCAAGCCCGGCCAGCATGAACTGCACATGGACAAGGAACAGGCCATCATTGTCATCGGCTTCCGCACAGTCGGCCTTCACCATCCCGATAGCCAAGCCCTGGCCCTCATTGACGAAGCTTGCAGTGACATGGGCAGCCGTCTTTTCAACCGCATCCGCGAGGAGCTAGGTCTGGCCTACTATGTCGGTGCCCAACAGTTTTCTGCACTCGGTGCCGGAGCCTTTTATTTTTACGTCGGCACCAGTGCTGAGAAGGCCGCCCTCGCCCAGCAGGAAATTTTGGTTCAGATCGAGGACTTGGTCAAAAACGGCCTGACAGCCGATGAAATCCAGCGTTCCAAAACCACCTGGCGCTCCGGCTGGCTGCGTGCCCAGCAGGGCAATGGCAGCCTCGCCGATGTTTACGGTTGGAACGAACTTAACGGTCTCGGTTATGAAAACTTCAGCCAGCTACCAGCCAAGGTCGAAGCCCTCACGGATGAAGACCTCCGGCGCGTCGCCCGCACCTATTTCTCCCAGGCTAGCGCTCACATTGTGACCGTGATGCCGGAAGTACAGTAG
- a CDS encoding glycoside hydrolase family 3 N-terminal domain-containing protein: protein MSLGQLLLTGVPGPELDSETAARFKKLQPGGFILFGRNIISPEQVRKLIDDLRDLSDIEPFITIDQEGGRVSRLRLIGEEPPNAQSLRDKGDVKLIKQHGKLTGQILRLFGFNLDLCPVLDISYDDTADNSLKGRCWGRDPQQVINNAGVFNRAMRAEGVLSCAKHFPGYGPAECDPHEFLPVIDKSHSEMLESELLPYTALLPEIDSVMTCHSNYTAYDPDRPRWPASLSHNVCTKLLRDQLGFEGLAMTDDLDMGAILNEVTFEQAIQEAVRAGNDLVMICHRLEMVELARQHLEGVEAPILHDALVRIEKTKKRLVAPDPFSLDRFAKINRDIWDLRVATLGEVLAQNKSIEDGKRSPVELY, encoded by the coding sequence ATGTCCCTCGGCCAGCTCCTCCTCACCGGCGTTCCCGGTCCTGAACTCGATTCCGAAACTGCCGCCCGCTTCAAGAAGCTGCAGCCCGGTGGCTTCATCCTTTTTGGCCGCAACATCATTTCCCCAGAGCAGGTGCGGAAACTCATCGATGACCTTCGTGACCTCTCGGACATTGAACCCTTCATCACCATTGACCAGGAAGGCGGCCGCGTTTCCCGCCTCCGCCTCATTGGTGAAGAGCCGCCGAATGCCCAGTCCCTCCGCGACAAAGGCGACGTCAAGCTCATCAAACAACACGGCAAGCTTACTGGTCAGATCCTGCGCCTTTTCGGTTTTAACCTCGATCTCTGCCCCGTCCTCGACATCTCTTATGATGACACGGCGGACAACTCCCTCAAAGGTCGCTGCTGGGGCCGCGATCCGCAGCAGGTGATCAACAATGCCGGAGTCTTCAACCGCGCCATGCGGGCCGAAGGCGTCCTGAGCTGTGCCAAACATTTCCCCGGTTACGGCCCCGCCGAGTGCGATCCGCATGAGTTCCTGCCTGTGATCGACAAATCTCACTCGGAGATGCTGGAGTCCGAGCTCTTGCCTTATACCGCCTTGCTGCCGGAAATTGACAGCGTGATGACCTGCCATAGCAATTACACCGCCTACGATCCCGACCGCCCCCGCTGGCCCGCCAGCCTGAGCCACAACGTCTGCACGAAATTGTTACGTGACCAATTAGGCTTCGAAGGCCTGGCCATGACCGATGACCTGGACATGGGTGCTATCCTCAATGAAGTCACTTTTGAGCAGGCCATCCAAGAAGCGGTGCGCGCCGGCAATGACCTCGTCATGATCTGCCATCGCCTAGAAATGGTCGAACTCGCCCGCCAGCATCTCGAAGGCGTCGAAGCCCCCATCCTTCACGATGCCCTCGTCCGCATTGAGAAAACCAAAAAGCGCCTCGTGGCTCCCGATCCATTCAGCCTGGACCGCTTCGCCAAAATCAACCGCGACATCTGGGACCTCCGCGTCGCCACCCTGGGGGAAGTGCTAGCTCAAAACAAAAGCATCGAAGACGGCAAACGCTCTCCGGTGGAGTTGTATTGA
- a CDS encoding Amuc_1102 family pilus-like protein, with the protein MMKIYIVLAFLASGITAGLAQSESVQVKGEKLQINSIQTPQFSASNVGEKRWRPKDWLEVDLPFEIKLANDAGGRNGSLAVLTVNFYIGLNAQTKDGKYEVIKGVFNYVDIPASEKCHGLAYVAPATLRRILMKENFTANSDIKAWGYEVMLDGKRVAGDSSMGAAWWEKAESFNMNDGVMLSKAETPFGILWGDYDVGVKKQ; encoded by the coding sequence ATGATGAAAATTTACATAGTTCTCGCGTTCTTAGCTTCTGGCATCACTGCTGGCCTTGCCCAGAGTGAGTCAGTTCAGGTGAAAGGTGAAAAGCTTCAGATCAATTCCATCCAGACGCCCCAGTTCTCTGCGAGCAACGTGGGTGAGAAGCGCTGGCGTCCGAAGGATTGGCTGGAAGTGGATCTGCCTTTCGAAATCAAACTGGCTAATGACGCCGGTGGCCGCAATGGCAGTCTGGCCGTGCTGACGGTCAATTTTTACATCGGCCTCAATGCTCAGACAAAGGATGGCAAATATGAAGTCATCAAAGGTGTCTTCAATTACGTGGATATTCCCGCCTCGGAAAAGTGCCACGGGCTGGCTTATGTAGCCCCCGCCACTCTGCGCCGCATCCTCATGAAGGAAAATTTCACCGCCAATTCTGACATCAAGGCCTGGGGTTATGAGGTGATGCTTGATGGCAAACGCGTGGCGGGTGATTCCAGCATGGGTGCCGCCTGGTGGGAAAAAGCGGAGTCCTTCAATATGAATGACGGGGTGATGCTTTCCAAGGCGGAGACACCATTTGGTATCCTTTGGGGCGACTACGATGTCGGCGTCAAGAAGCAGTAA
- a CDS encoding Amuc_1101 family PilM-like pilus complex protein encodes MADSKSIAVLNLGSQRLSGAIFGKSGGDLVLKKYEFLDMSGDPTVDASRIPQLNVGLQEIVDRLKIKGSSVNFAVAGHTVFSRFVKLPPVQGDRMDQIVEFEARQNVPFPINEVTWDYEVVSEAGETEVIIVAIKSDSLNEVNESVNRAGLSTNCVDLAPLALFNSFRYSYPDVDEAAVIIDLGARSTNLVFVEEGKFFTRNVLVGGASITNAVAKEFSLSFAEAEQQKIAAGFVAQGGAVEEHPDPAVAALSKVIRNAATRLHSEIMRTINYYRTQQGGSQPKRVFVCGGGALLGNMTLFLEEKLKLPVEIFNPLRGVQMDRGVNADEVSHDAPFFAELVGLALRSAGSCPSEIELVPDVVANARDGARRAPALIMAGICLWAALGAGMMYFKNAERVTQEKLSEMQVENNQLTTLANQIRALDITLAQSVTQTEPLIKAVGDRSYWVRLLHEINQKFDNDLIWLTVVEPLKDGKPITVPLFGQENEPTPTTAPAAKKGVVAQPVYELRIQGLYRKNDEGEQVVYRFASALAKLPWFAAEKFEEKRANFVSAESGIEEDRYAYKFNIKLPLQQPMQFKN; translated from the coding sequence ATGGCAGACAGCAAAAGCATAGCGGTCCTGAATCTCGGCTCACAGAGGTTGTCAGGTGCCATTTTCGGTAAGTCAGGGGGCGATCTCGTGCTGAAAAAGTACGAGTTTCTGGACATGAGCGGCGATCCTACCGTGGACGCCTCGCGCATTCCTCAGCTCAATGTCGGCCTTCAGGAAATCGTGGACCGCTTGAAGATCAAGGGCAGTTCCGTTAATTTTGCTGTCGCGGGTCACACTGTCTTTTCACGCTTTGTGAAGCTCCCACCTGTCCAGGGTGACCGCATGGACCAAATCGTGGAATTTGAGGCCCGTCAAAACGTGCCTTTCCCCATCAATGAAGTCACATGGGATTATGAAGTGGTCTCCGAGGCGGGCGAGACGGAGGTCATCATTGTGGCCATCAAGTCCGACTCTCTCAATGAGGTCAATGAATCCGTAAACCGCGCTGGCCTGAGCACAAATTGCGTGGATCTGGCCCCTCTGGCCCTCTTCAATTCCTTCCGCTACAGCTATCCGGATGTGGACGAGGCTGCGGTGATCATCGACCTCGGTGCCCGCTCGACGAACCTCGTGTTCGTGGAAGAAGGCAAATTTTTCACCCGCAATGTCCTGGTCGGCGGCGCGAGCATCACCAATGCAGTCGCCAAAGAATTCAGCCTTAGCTTTGCAGAAGCTGAGCAGCAGAAAATCGCCGCAGGCTTCGTCGCCCAAGGCGGCGCTGTGGAGGAGCATCCAGATCCCGCCGTGGCCGCCCTTTCCAAGGTGATCCGCAATGCCGCCACCCGGCTGCACAGTGAGATCATGCGCACCATCAACTACTATCGCACCCAGCAGGGCGGCTCCCAGCCTAAGCGTGTTTTTGTCTGCGGTGGCGGTGCTCTGCTTGGCAACATGACGCTGTTCCTGGAGGAAAAGCTGAAGCTGCCTGTGGAAATCTTCAATCCCCTGCGCGGTGTCCAGATGGACCGTGGAGTGAATGCGGATGAAGTCTCCCATGACGCGCCTTTCTTTGCAGAGCTGGTCGGCCTCGCCCTCCGCTCCGCAGGTTCCTGTCCTTCTGAGATTGAGCTTGTGCCGGATGTCGTAGCCAATGCCCGTGATGGTGCTCGTCGTGCGCCTGCTCTGATCATGGCTGGCATCTGCCTCTGGGCCGCCCTCGGTGCGGGCATGATGTATTTCAAGAACGCTGAGCGTGTCACCCAGGAAAAGCTGAGTGAGATGCAGGTGGAAAACAACCAGCTCACGACTTTGGCCAATCAAATCCGCGCCCTGGACATCACCTTGGCGCAGTCCGTGACCCAGACGGAGCCATTGATTAAGGCCGTCGGAGATCGCTCCTACTGGGTGCGCCTGCTTCATGAAATCAATCAGAAGTTCGACAATGACCTCATCTGGCTGACCGTGGTGGAGCCGCTCAAAGACGGCAAGCCCATTACCGTTCCTCTCTTCGGTCAGGAAAATGAGCCGACACCGACGACCGCCCCTGCCGCCAAAAAGGGTGTAGTCGCTCAGCCTGTGTATGAACTCCGTATCCAGGGCCTTTACCGGAAGAATGATGAAGGTGAGCAGGTGGTTTACCGCTTCGCCAGTGCCCTCGCCAAACTGCCATGGTTCGCAGCGGAGAAGTTCGAAGAAAAACGCGCCAATTTCGTGAGCGCTGAAAGCGGCATCGAAGAGGACCGCTATGCCTACAAATTTAACATCAAGCTGCCCCTTCAGCAGCCCATGCAATTCAAAAACTGA
- a CDS encoding Tm-1-like ATP-binding domain-containing protein, giving the protein MATIAVIGTLDTKGPEHAYVAELIRQRGHQTLLIDTGSGTPPTVDPDITREEIAAAAGIDLAGIQARQDRGEAVTAMAEASAKVLANFASKSLIQGVISLGGGGGTAISTSAMRALPIGFPKVMVSTLTAGNIAPYVGTKDIVMMPSIVDVSGLNRISRTLLARAAGAICGMVEMEIPTTEDKPLIAASMFGNTTECVNAAKAILENAGYEVLVFAATGTGGRIMESLIESGLITGVLDITTTEWADELVGGVLNAGPHRLEAAGKTGTPAIVTPGCLDMVNFGEPASIPEKFKDRLFYQHNPQVTLMRTTPEECTELGRILAEKVNSYTAPVTVLLPLRAISVISAPGKPFHDAAADEALFTAIKKHLRPGIPVQELDCEINAPEFAEACAQALLSYLSK; this is encoded by the coding sequence ATGGCCACCATTGCCGTTATCGGCACACTCGATACCAAAGGACCTGAGCACGCTTACGTCGCGGAGCTCATCCGCCAGCGCGGGCATCAGACTCTGCTCATTGATACTGGCAGCGGCACTCCACCCACGGTGGATCCTGACATCACGCGGGAGGAAATCGCTGCGGCTGCGGGCATTGACCTCGCAGGCATTCAGGCCCGCCAGGACCGTGGGGAAGCGGTGACGGCCATGGCGGAAGCTTCGGCCAAAGTTCTGGCCAACTTCGCTTCGAAAAGCCTCATCCAGGGCGTCATTTCCCTCGGCGGTGGCGGCGGCACGGCCATCAGCACCAGTGCCATGCGCGCCCTGCCCATCGGTTTTCCCAAGGTCATGGTGTCCACCCTCACCGCTGGCAATATCGCCCCGTATGTGGGGACCAAGGACATCGTCATGATGCCCAGCATTGTGGATGTGTCCGGCCTGAACCGCATCTCCCGAACCTTACTGGCCCGCGCCGCCGGGGCCATCTGCGGCATGGTGGAAATGGAAATTCCCACCACAGAAGACAAGCCGCTCATTGCCGCCTCCATGTTTGGAAATACCACCGAATGTGTGAACGCCGCCAAGGCCATCCTCGAAAACGCCGGGTATGAAGTCCTCGTCTTCGCCGCTACCGGCACCGGTGGCCGTATCATGGAAAGCCTCATCGAAAGTGGCCTCATCACCGGCGTGCTGGACATTACCACCACCGAATGGGCAGATGAACTGGTGGGCGGCGTCCTCAATGCCGGCCCTCATCGGCTGGAGGCCGCTGGCAAAACAGGCACTCCCGCCATCGTCACCCCTGGCTGCCTGGACATGGTGAATTTTGGTGAGCCCGCCAGCATCCCTGAAAAGTTCAAAGACCGCCTCTTTTATCAGCACAATCCCCAGGTCACCCTCATGCGCACCACTCCAGAGGAATGCACCGAGCTGGGCCGCATCCTCGCGGAAAAAGTGAACTCTTACACCGCCCCAGTCACCGTGCTCCTTCCCCTTCGCGCCATCAGCGTCATCAGCGCCCCTGGGAAACCTTTCCACGATGCCGCTGCGGACGAGGCTCTGTTTACCGCCATCAAAAAGCACCTCCGCCCCGGCATCCCCGTCCAGGAACTGGATTGCGAAATCAACGCACCGGAATTTGCTGAAGCGTGTGCCCAAGCCTTGCTCTCCTACCTGTCTAAATAA
- a CDS encoding Amuc_1100 family pilus-like protein, whose product MSWIQQNKLPAAILGVSAAGAAGLGFMLFSAYSSYNTTLDQFDAVNNSLAGLKSAVLPPSPENLAIKQGLVKEFADVAGKLSLVLNTMQAESLPKPTTDTEFQAKLKAKIAESRKMAAERGMVLPAVYNLAFDRYTGELPKSNEIATQLSGYLDAVDSIVGAFAKAGVRQVDSLERSELASEKSEPAKPTTPQRPMPGRPVAPAAAPQLTERRQVTALLTLDQAALQQLMSNLASPSETTYFTVVRLLRIENERQDGPLRSEMNLPGPSTDAVDPALVPAGDPNAPAAPAGPVAAAPVDAVAVLGNERLRVYMEIDLVYFLGAQTASTGTR is encoded by the coding sequence ATGAGCTGGATTCAACAAAATAAATTGCCTGCCGCCATTCTTGGCGTGTCGGCAGCAGGTGCGGCAGGTCTGGGCTTCATGCTTTTTTCCGCCTATTCGAGTTACAACACCACCCTGGATCAGTTTGATGCTGTGAACAACAGCCTCGCCGGGTTGAAGAGTGCCGTTCTGCCTCCCTCCCCGGAAAACTTGGCCATCAAGCAGGGCCTGGTCAAAGAATTCGCCGACGTTGCGGGTAAGCTTTCCTTGGTGCTCAACACCATGCAGGCTGAAAGCCTTCCAAAGCCCACGACGGATACCGAGTTCCAGGCCAAGCTGAAGGCGAAGATCGCCGAATCACGGAAAATGGCCGCCGAGCGTGGCATGGTTCTGCCTGCCGTCTATAACTTGGCTTTCGACCGTTATACGGGTGAGCTGCCAAAATCCAATGAGATCGCCACCCAGCTTTCCGGTTACCTGGATGCGGTGGACTCCATCGTGGGCGCTTTTGCTAAGGCAGGTGTCCGCCAAGTGGATTCACTGGAGCGCTCCGAACTGGCTTCTGAAAAATCCGAACCAGCCAAACCCACGACGCCTCAGAGACCCATGCCAGGTCGCCCCGTCGCCCCGGCTGCTGCCCCACAGCTCACCGAGCGTCGTCAGGTCACGGCTTTGCTGACATTGGATCAGGCTGCTCTCCAGCAGCTCATGAGCAATCTGGCCAGCCCATCGGAGACGACTTATTTTACCGTCGTGCGTCTTCTTCGTATTGAAAACGAAAGACAGGATGGTCCGCTCAGGTCAGAAATGAACCTTCCCGGTCCCAGTACGGACGCTGTAGATCCAGCCTTGGTGCCTGCAGGAGATCCGAACGCGCCTGCGGCCCCCGCAGGCCCGGTTGCTGCGGCTCCCGTGGATGCCGTCGCCGTGCTCGGCAATGAACGCCTGCGTGTTTATATGGAAATCGACCTGGTCTATTTCTTGGGCGCACAAACGGCTAGCACAGGCACGCGTTAA